In Cicer arietinum cultivar CDC Frontier isolate Library 1 chromosome 7, Cicar.CDCFrontier_v2.0, whole genome shotgun sequence, the genomic window AGAGAAAAGCTAAAGATCCTTCATACATTAGGCTCTAAGACGCTTGCAAGGAAGAGGGATGAGTTGGTAGGATTTTTTCAATCTACTATTGATTGCATACTTAATTGAACATGTACTTATTACATGTGTTTACTTGTAGGAACTGAGAGATGGTCGAAAATACAGTAGGGGTGAAATGTATTCAATTTGTCATAAAAAGTCTGATGGGTCATTTGTCAACGACGAAGCCAAGGAAAAATATGTAAGTGTAAATAATAGAAGTGTTATGtaattgtaaatatttgttattgaccaccttataaatcaaagatgcaactgttagttttggtaatagtgaggaaTTTAGTTTGCTTTATCTGTTTGCACAGGAACAATTGCAAGCTGAAATTGGGAAGACTCCTTCTCCAAATGAAGCATTTGTTAATGTGTTTGGAAAAGAACATCCTGGATATGTTCGTTGTATGGGACTTGGAATAACACCATCACAAATTACTACATCTACTTCTCACTCTGTAAGATCGATGTCTTCCTCTGAAGCTAATGAAAAGATGGAGAAAATGCAAGCTGAAATTGATAGGCTTAAGAAAAGGGATTCTGAAGTTGATATGTTGAAGGAGCAAATTGCTTTCTTGATGCAAATGCAAAATTCTAGAGACAAAcaggtaaaattattttcatagcaaacatatttaaaaatcttgtgagagttgtttgtctttgattaaaaatattaattgtgtaAAGGTTTCTTATAGCTATAAgagaaatttagttaattagttttgacaatatttatcaatattcattgaggttaatatatacttttttttttcaggcAATGGACATAGAATCGCCAATAGATGGTAGACGTTCATCTGAGTCCAGCCACCAACCTGATGATCGTGGAACAACTTCATTAGGGACTAATTAGATATTTGGATGAACTTctaagtttgatggagttgttttGTATTGTTAGCTACTCCactaattaatgttttgaatatttaaactattttatttgttgttttagttaacttcaatgtatgaattggtgttatttgttttgaaaaaattatataaattggattttaggtaca contains:
- the LOC101512929 gene encoding uncharacterized protein, which gives rise to MDMYQKKCSAPEKQGVRLGLVSEKQLLERFSSVESQEVLDAEISSRVLQLINVTDSGVHSQSKFVVDDKDNKKYILSSLGKKWRDARCRLFKKFYKWDISLEENLQNYPRSINQDHWTIFVQYRRKTDTVEKADKNAANREKLKILHTLGSKTLARKRDELELRDGRKYSRGEMYSICHKKSDGSFVNDEAKEKYEQLQAEIGKTPSPNEAFVNVFGKEHPGYVRCMGLGITPSQITTSTSHSVRSMSSSEANEKMEKMQAEIDRLKKRDSEVDMLKEQIAFLMQMQNSRDKQAMDIESPIDGRRSSESSHQPDDRGTTSLGTN